A region of Malaciobacter marinus DNA encodes the following proteins:
- a CDS encoding methyl-accepting chemotaxis protein, translated as MSILKNLNLRTKILSIVILTIVTIAIIIASKSILSIEELTQKNIQEYKDNAFAQKENELKSYVSMALRSVKSFYEQTSKQKLQKLVEEDLDKNTDFIFSIINEQYNRYKNVLSKNELKSKITEIIKDTKFGKTGYFFVTDLNNKIIAHPIEPKLEGKDFSKVKDKNGIAFIKALTKKIKSGKKDSFISYVWEKPETKELETKISYGRLFEPFNWVIATGEYVDNLDAQMQKEALDNLSQMRYSNNGYFWVNDSKPVLIMNPNGKDQIGKNLKDTVDSNGKKYFQEFVDVAKAKGEGLTSYYKNKPGETKAKQKLSYIAYFEPWDWIIGTGTYIEDIEKSIDKMVEHSKEEINNVILQILIISIVVVILITLLISFVLNKILVEPIEDLKSGLLQFFKFLNHESNDIKHLEVFSNDEIGHMSKMINDNIVNTQKIINQDKIVIEEVSDLVNHISSGELSGRINATSLSPSIKQLILVFNDMMKHLQEIVNHSLGVLKKYQENDFRVETTMKCTGEICDLMNGINDLGHTISDMLVENKKNGLTLNESAKILSANVDILNTSSQESASSLEETAAALEEITGNIRENVDHIKTMSKYASALNNSSKEGNSLATRTSKSMDEIDEQVHSINDAITVIDQIAFQTNILSLNAAVEAATAGEAGKGFAVVAGEVRNLASRSAQAASEIKEIVENATIKANEGKTIADEMIKGYDVLNENINKTITLIEDVTDASKEQQVGIEQINDAINELDHQTQQNASVAMRTKDVSSQTSEISQRIVNNADAKEFVGKDEVKAIKL; from the coding sequence AAACTTCAAAACAAAAACTTCAAAAGCTTGTTGAAGAGGATTTAGATAAAAATACCGATTTTATATTTTCAATTATAAATGAACAATATAATAGGTATAAAAATGTACTTTCAAAAAATGAATTGAAATCAAAAATTACTGAAATTATAAAAGATACTAAGTTTGGTAAAACAGGTTATTTTTTTGTTACTGATTTAAATAATAAAATTATCGCCCATCCTATAGAACCAAAACTTGAGGGAAAAGATTTTTCAAAAGTAAAAGATAAAAATGGAATAGCTTTCATAAAAGCTTTAACTAAGAAAATTAAATCAGGTAAAAAAGATAGTTTTATCTCATATGTTTGGGAAAAACCAGAAACAAAAGAATTAGAAACAAAAATCTCTTATGGAAGATTATTTGAACCTTTTAATTGGGTTATTGCAACAGGTGAATATGTTGATAATTTAGATGCACAAATGCAAAAAGAAGCCTTAGATAATCTATCGCAAATGAGATATTCAAATAACGGATACTTTTGGGTAAATGATTCTAAGCCTGTTTTAATTATGAATCCAAATGGGAAAGATCAAATAGGAAAGAATTTAAAAGATACAGTTGATTCAAATGGTAAAAAATACTTTCAAGAGTTTGTTGATGTTGCAAAAGCTAAAGGTGAGGGACTTACAAGTTATTATAAAAATAAACCTGGTGAAACAAAAGCTAAACAAAAACTATCATATATTGCATATTTTGAACCATGGGATTGGATTATAGGAACAGGAACTTATATAGAAGATATTGAAAAAAGTATAGATAAAATGGTTGAGCACTCAAAAGAAGAGATTAATAATGTTATTTTACAAATATTAATAATATCTATTGTTGTTGTTATTTTGATTACACTTTTGATTTCATTTGTCTTAAATAAGATTTTAGTTGAACCAATTGAAGATTTAAAATCAGGATTATTACAGTTTTTTAAATTTTTAAATCATGAATCAAATGATATAAAACATCTAGAAGTATTCTCAAATGACGAAATAGGTCATATGTCTAAAATGATAAATGATAATATTGTAAATACTCAAAAAATAATAAATCAAGATAAAATAGTAATTGAAGAGGTTTCTGATTTAGTTAATCACATTAGTTCAGGTGAGTTATCAGGAAGAATCAATGCTACAAGTTTAAGTCCATCTATTAAACAATTAATTCTAGTATTTAATGATATGATGAAACATCTTCAAGAAATAGTAAACCATTCACTTGGCGTATTAAAAAAATACCAAGAGAATGATTTTAGAGTAGAAACTACTATGAAATGTACAGGTGAAATATGCGATTTAATGAATGGAATCAATGATTTAGGGCATACAATAAGTGACATGCTTGTAGAAAATAAGAAAAATGGACTCACTTTAAATGAATCGGCTAAAATTTTATCTGCTAATGTTGATATTTTAAATACATCATCTCAAGAATCAGCCTCTTCTTTAGAAGAAACAGCAGCTGCTCTTGAAGAGATAACTGGAAATATTAGAGAAAATGTAGATCATATTAAAACTATGAGTAAATATGCAAGTGCATTAAATAACTCATCAAAAGAGGGAAATAGTTTAGCTACTAGAACTTCTAAATCTATGGATGAAATAGATGAGCAAGTTCATTCAATAAATGATGCAATAACTGTAATTGATCAAATAGCATTTCAAACAAATATACTTTCACTTAATGCAGCAGTAGAAGCAGCAACAGCAGGTGAAGCTGGAAAAGGTTTTGCAGTTGTTGCAGGTGAGGTGAGAAATCTTGCAAGTAGAAGTGCCCAAGCAGCAAGTGAAATTAAAGAAATTGTTGAAAATGCAACAATTAAAGCAAATGAGGGTAAAACAATTGCAGATGAGATGATTAAAGGTTATGATGTTTTAAATGAAAATATAAATAAAACCATTACACTTATTGAAGATGTTACAGATGCTAGTAAAGAACAACAAGTTGGAATTGAGCAGATAAATGATGCAATTAATGAGCTTGATCATCAAACACAACAAAATGCAAGTGTAGCAATGAGAACAAAAGATGTATCATCTCAAACTTCTGAAATATCACAAAGAATTGTTAATAATGCAGATGCAAAAGAGTTTGTAGGAAAAGATGAAGTTAAAGCAATAAAGCTTTAA
- the hypB gene encoding hydrogenase nickel incorporation protein HypB, giving the protein MCKDCGCSITDHEHNHEHSHSHEHSHEHGSSSHQAAHETLHHNPQLNDSKTVSVIKKILDKNDHEAAHNRAHFDNHKVLGINLMSSPGSGKTTLLEKLVDFADFKFGVVEGDLETNKDADRLNSKNIKAVQIQTGSACHLDAFMVHKGLHDMPLDDLDVCFVENVGNLVCPASYDVGTHLNIVLVSIPEGEDKIAKYPVMFRAADLILFTKTDLLPYFEYDLEKEKETARKLKPNVDILEVSTKDEESLKKVLDWINFKRKMR; this is encoded by the coding sequence ATGTGTAAAGATTGCGGTTGTAGTATAACAGATCATGAGCATAATCATGAACATAGTCATAGTCACGAACATAGCCATGAACATGGAAGTTCAAGTCATCAAGCAGCACATGAAACATTACATCATAATCCACAATTAAATGATAGTAAAACAGTTTCAGTAATAAAAAAGATTTTAGATAAAAATGATCATGAAGCAGCTCACAATAGAGCTCATTTTGATAATCATAAGGTTTTAGGAATTAACTTAATGAGTAGCCCAGGAAGTGGTAAGACAACACTTCTAGAAAAATTAGTTGATTTTGCTGATTTTAAATTTGGTGTTGTTGAGGGTGATTTAGAAACAAATAAAGATGCAGATAGATTAAATAGCAAAAATATCAAAGCAGTACAAATTCAAACAGGAAGTGCTTGTCACTTGGATGCTTTTATGGTACATAAAGGCTTACATGATATGCCTTTAGATGATTTAGATGTATGTTTTGTTGAAAATGTAGGAAATTTAGTTTGTCCAGCTTCATATGATGTAGGTACACATTTAAATATTGTATTAGTATCTATTCCTGAGGGTGAAGATAAAATTGCGAAATATCCTGTAATGTTTAGAGCAGCAGATTTAATACTATTTACAAAAACAGATCTACTTCCATACTTTGAGTATGATTTAGAAAAAGAGAAAGAAACAGCAAGAAAATTAAAACCAAATGTTGATATATTAGAGGTTTCTACAAAAGATGAAGAGTCATTGAAAAAAGTATTAGACTGGATTAATTTTAAAAGAAAAATGAGATAG
- a CDS encoding HypC/HybG/HupF family hydrogenase formation chaperone, with the protein MCLSIPSKITKIDRENNICTVDTMGVERSASLDLIDQEINIGDYVLIHIGFAMNKIDEEDALESLSLYEQIIENIEEEERQAQIIRENKSC; encoded by the coding sequence ATGTGTTTATCTATACCATCAAAGATAACAAAAATTGATAGAGAAAACAATATCTGTACAGTTGATACTATGGGTGTTGAAAGAAGTGCAAGTTTAGATTTAATTGACCAAGAGATAAATATTGGTGATTATGTATTAATTCATATAGGTTTTGCAATGAATAAAATTGACGAAGAAGATGCTTTGGAATCTTTAAGTCTTTATGAACAAATAATTGAGAACATTGAAGAAGAAGAGAGGCAAGCACAAATAATAAGAGAAAATAAAAGCTGTTAA